Sequence from the Desulfotomaculum sp. genome:
TTCTCTGGAATGTGGCGTAGATGCTGTGGCTATTTCAATCTCTACGTCAGATATTCATATCAAGTATAAGCTGCAGGCAAGCCGCGAGTGGGTTCTGGAAAAGATGGTTAAAGCCGTGGAGTTTGCAAAAAAGCATGGAATGTACATTTCCGCAAACGCCGAGGATGCTTCCCGCACGGATATGGATTTTCTCATCCAATACGCAAAGACTGCCAAAGAGGCCGGCGCGGATCGTTTGCGCTACTGCGATACGGTTGGAATACTTGATCCGTTTACAACATTTGAACGCGTTTCAACAATAATTGAAAAAGCGCAGATAGAGGTTGAAATGCATACTCATGATGATTTCGGTATGGCAACGGCAAACACAGTAGCCGGTGTAAAGGCAGGCGCAAACTATGTTGGCGTAACCATTAACGGTCTTGGCGAACGGGCCGGCAATGCTGCATTGGAAGAAGTAGTGATGGCTTTAAAGCACATCCTGAAAATGGATTTAAGTTTTAAAACGGAGATGCTTCACGAGGTGTCTGATTATGTCTCCCGCGCGTCGGGAAGGGAACTTCCTTCCTGGAAAGCCATCGTGGGTACTAATATGTTTGCCCACGAGTCAGGTATTCATGCGGACGGAATGATGAAGAATCCTAAAACTTATGAGGCCTTCCACCCGGAAGAGGTTGGTTTGCAGCGTCAGATTGTGATAGGGAAGCATTCTGGCACAGCGGCTTTGAAGGCTAAATTTGCGGAATACGGTATTCACCTTAGTGAATTTAAGGCACAGGAGCTTCTTGCCAAAGTCAGGTCATATTGTGTTTCTTTAAAACGCCCCCTGTTTGATAAAGAATTAATGTATATATATGAAGATTATTTTGGAGAGTAGGTATCAAGTTGGGTCAAACAATTATTGAAAAAATTCTTTCTTCACACAGTAATTCCCAGGTATTTGCAAACGATCTTGTTGTTGCGGAAGTAGATTATATTATGGGCCAGGATGGTACCTCCCCCTTGACAATAAAGGCGTTTCAGGAAATGGGGGGTGAAAAGATTTTTGATCCCGGAAAAGTTATTTTTGTGATTGATCATAATGCTCCCAGCCCGAACGAGGGCGTATCAGAACTCCATAA
This genomic interval carries:
- the nifV gene encoding homocitrate synthase; its protein translation is MNERKITIVDTTLRDGEQTAGVVFANREKLRIARFLDEMGVHQIEAGVPVMGGDEKEAITSICRAGLKASIMAWNRPVISDIEASLECGVDAVAISISTSDIHIKYKLQASREWVLEKMVKAVEFAKKHGMYISANAEDASRTDMDFLIQYAKTAKEAGADRLRYCDTVGILDPFTTFERVSTIIEKAQIEVEMHTHDDFGMATANTVAGVKAGANYVGVTINGLGERAGNAALEEVVMALKHILKMDLSFKTEMLHEVSDYVSRASGRELPSWKAIVGTNMFAHESGIHADGMMKNPKTYEAFHPEEVGLQRQIVIGKHSGTAALKAKFAEYGIHLSEFKAQELLAKVRSYCVSLKRPLFDKELMYIYEDYFGE